CTCGATCTGCCGTCTGGTGGATCGGAGCACGCAAGAAGCGTCAGCTCAGCTTCAACCCGCCCATCTATCTTGGGTGGCGCTCCACTACGCGGCTTCTCGTTCAGCGCGCAATCAAGACCACCCTTCCAGTACTTGTCACGTGTATTACGCACCGTGCCCCTGCAAACCTTCAACACATCAACTATCTCTTTGTCACTCCTACCCTCATCAGCAAGAAGCAGTATCCTCGCACGCGTCAGACTCCTCGCAGATGCTTTACCCTTCCTGATGAAGCTCTCAAGCTCCTCTCTTTCGCCTTCTTTCAGACTCACTTCATGCAGTCTCTTTCTACCCATAGTCCGGGTAGATCAACGTAATGGTTGAAATATTTTGTTATGGAGCACTCTGCTCCCTAAACAATAGACTCCATCAAATGTTCGGAGTTCGTAACTCAGGAACTCGATCAGGAGAACGCGGCTCATGCGTGAGGCCGGTTACCTGGACGAGGAGGGGAATCTCGTCAAGCGGGCGTAGGCGGCTGAGCGATCTAGGCGGATGAGGAAGGGCGGGAACTTGAGAGGCAGTAAGTGTGACCTCTTCTCCGGCCAGAAGGCTGGAGCTTGAGCTTTGTCATCCTCCTTCAGGCAGCCAATTCTTCTACTACGGTATTGCGATTGCTCCACAATACCGGTTTAACTTCATAGTTCTGTAATGCATCGGTAACATTAGGAGGGATCTCTCGCTCAGAGTCGTCCAGTAGAGCATACGCTTTAGAGTCTCTGTCACGCGCATCCCTGGTATCGTACCAGGAAAAAGCAATCTTCACGACCTCGTCCCTGGTGGGGCGATCAACGATCTGAATATATCTATCCGGATATATCTCGGATCTGCTTATTAAAAGGTCAAAATGGTGCTTAAAACCGCTTTTGCCAGTGAGTATGGGGTTTTCGACATAAATGATATCATTAGCTTTTAACCATGCAATTACATCTTCGTAGAATATGTGTGATATGACAGGTGAAGCCAGATAAAAAAGATCGTTTAGAGCAAGCATTGCCTGGATTAGGCTGTGCATGCAACAAGCAAGGTTATGTTCTGTGGCTTTGACTTCTAATGTATTATCCACTAGAGAAACACCAAAACCATTTAAGATTAAATCCATTAAGTTTTTTCTTTTCGGGGTGTCTAACCTACATCCAGACTGAAGAAGGTCGTTTATCACATAACCGTCGTCCATGAGGCGGTAATAGCTATCGTATTTCCTGACATATATCTGCAAGTAATCATTATGCCGATCGAGATAGGGAAATGTAACCTCCATCCAATCACCTATCTCTTTGAGGCTTATTTTGCTTCTTAGCCATTCAACATACAAGTCGGCTAAATTTCCTGCATTATCCATATTCTGGGATCCCCTTTTGCATTTTTATATGTGGTGGGCGGATTATATTGCAGAAACTCATAAAATCAATCAGAGTCATCCATATGTCATTTGTATCGCGAAATTTATCTGGAGGTACGTGGTCAGCCCATTTGTCACCGTATCCCTCTCTATAAATATGCATATGAGGGCAGGGCACTTCTACACCATTTGGATTCCGATGAGGTCCACCACCCAAATCAAGCCGCACTAAGATTATTGTTTCCCTGGTTCGATTTTGATATGTTACTTTAAGGGCGATTTGGACACGACGTGATAGATCCAACATAAATTTCTCCTTTCTGTCACAGGACTCTAAGGGGATTGCCAGGGGTTTCTCTGGTGTCCATTCATATCCTTCATCACATATACTACATTTTTCCATAGATATCAATATGTCCGCCTCTCTTTGAGTAAGCTCGACCTCTGTCATACAGGTGTCCTCATTTTGATTCTGACGCCCTCCTGATAAAATAAATTTTCGATACGTTGTAGTTCATGCGCGATTCCGGCTGCCGGTAGATTTGTGAGCAGGGCTATTCGATAATTCAAAGACATTGCTGACGTAAATGCAAAATGGAATGATATGAGCGGGTAGGGGAGTGGGGGGAATTAAAAACATCATGATACCCGCTCAGCGGTTGTCGATTGCATCGATTGTATAAATAACTTGGCTCGTCCAGCTGAATTATCGGGCTGGCAGAGAAATGATGGAAACTATAGCTAATGGCGCTGATTTTGCTCGAGACGTTTGAACTGCATTTGAGGACAACTTCAGAGTCTGAAAAAGGTAAATAAAACATTTATATATAAAATACTCCAGCCGTAATGGTACATAACTTACCTCGACCTTCTCGGCAGCTCTTCGGATCTGGATCTCCTGGAGACCTCTGTGCTCCTCGATCTCCTCGCCACGTCTGATCGAGTTCTTCTTACTACATCTAACATGCGTATCAAAATTTCATACTTACAATAAGGATTTAAAACCTTCGATTAGCTGTAGGACCTTCTTGGGGCGGCATGTGCGATGGAAACTCCCAGGTTTCAGACAGAAGTAGGCGATCTAATAAAACTTTTATACAATGTATGTCTCATCAGCTCGAACATGCTAGACGCTAGCATAGATCCCGCGCTGGCCTGCCAGATAGTGAGCTCGCTCGGTCAGCCTGTTGCTGCGTCGAGGATCGTGGACGGAAAATGGATCATCGAGTATGCGAACCATGCCTTCGCCCGCCTGCTTGGAGTTTCCGTTAGCGAGGTCATGGGGAAGTCTTTTGAGGAGTTCATGCACCCGGCTGACATCCCGAGAGTTCAGGAGGGCAGGGCGAAGAGGCTCAGAGGGATCACGGACAGCTATGAGGTCAGGCTTCGCCGGAAGGATGGCTCGACACTGCCTGTGCTCATAACAGCCGCACCCAGGTTTGATGGCGAAAAGATCGTGGGCTCCA
The nucleotide sequence above comes from Methanothrix sp.. Encoded proteins:
- a CDS encoding helix-turn-helix domain-containing protein, which produces MGRKRLHEVSLKEGEREELESFIRKGKASARSLTRARILLLADEGRSDKEIVDVLKVCRGTVRNTRDKYWKGGLDCALNEKPRSGAPPKIDGRVEAELTLLACSDPPDGRS
- a CDS encoding DUF1829 domain-containing protein, with product MDNAGNLADLYVEWLRSKISLKEIGDWMEVTFPYLDRHNDYLQIYVRKYDSYYRLMDDGYVINDLLQSGCRLDTPKRKNLMDLILNGFGVSLVDNTLEVKATEHNLACCMHSLIQAMLALNDLFYLASPVISHIFYEDVIAWLKANDIIYVENPILTGKSGFKHHFDLLISRSEIYPDRYIQIVDRPTRDEVVKIAFSWYDTRDARDRDSKAYALLDDSEREIPPNVTDALQNYEVKPVLWSNRNTVVEELAA